In Glycine max cultivar Williams 82 chromosome 4, Glycine_max_v4.0, whole genome shotgun sequence, the genomic stretch TTCTCTCTCTGTTTGTTGGAGGTTTGATAATGGTATACCGGTCCATTTGCTAACAATCTCTGTAATATCAAGGTCAGTGACCTCTTCTCGGAGTAAAGATTGTCCAGAGTTTCGGAAGTCACTTAGGTTCTTTTCAGCTTCTTCTAATTGGCGCTGAAGGGACATCAAAGTTCCATACTTAAGCTCAGCAGCACGGTTCAGGTCATAATCACGCTCAGCAGCTTCCATCTCTAGGTTGACTCTATCAATCTACATATGTTTATAACATGTAAGGCGTAGAATTCTTTGGGGGAGGGGAGGGGAGGGGAGGGGAGGGGGAAGAGGAACTATGGCAATGACAACACACAAACTAAACATTACCtcttctttgattgaccttatCCGAGTCATAAAAACTTTTTCGCTGTCCCATTGTTCTGTCAATTCTTTTTGCTTCTGTTTAAGTAAACTCAAATCGTTTTCAAGCTTACTTAATCTTTCTTTAGATGCCTTGTCAGTGTCATTTTTCAAAGAGAGCTTTTCCATCTCCAATTTCAATATAGCCCTGTCTATCTCATCCAATTCCGTAGGCTTAGAGGTGATCTCCATCTTCAGTTTTGCAGCAGCTTCATCAACAAGATCAATGGCTaaacggaaaaaaaaaattagtggaaGCAAAAAATCAACCAGCAAAAGTTTCCAAGCAATTAACAATTTGAAGGCttttaagagagagagagagagagagagagaatgtttttttctacaaaaagaaaagtttgCATTGTTCTAGTCAaagaataaacttctttaaaatattgaagtaagtccaaaaataaatcattaaaagGAATCAACCCATAATATATGTACTAGAGTCGCATCTTACCTTTGTCAGGTAAGAAGCGTTCTGTAATGTATCGATCTGCAAGAACTGCTGCTGAAACAAGTGCACTATCTGATATTTTGACTCCATGATGCAACTCATAGCGTTCACGCAACCCACGAAGAATGGATATTGTATCTTCAACAGATGGTTGACTGCAAAACACTTGTTGAAATCTACGCTCAAGTGCAGGAtccttttcaatatattttctatacTCATTCAATGTAGTTGCTCCTATACATCGAAGTTCACCTCGTCCAAGCATTGGCTTCAACAAGTTCCCAGCATCCATTGCACCACTTGTAGCCCCTGTTAGTTAGGGAGCCAATGACCAAAAAACAGCATATTACTAATTGGTTGAATAGAAGAGCTGGAACAAAAATAAGGTGGATGACCATATATGAATCGAAATGCCACTCAAATCTGGTTAAGAGAGCATATAATCAAAGGCATGCAAAAGCTTAATTAAAGGACAAATATTGGTGCCCAGCAAATAAAGGATCAGCTATAGACAgtatgataatatatttatagtgTATTACTTTCTTCCATCGGTACTCTACTATTAGCAATTCTCCCCTCCCACCAGTCTACCCAGAAACAGAAATTATTCAGATTAAGCTGCTTTGACAGcagtaataaattattttttttgttcattaatgtgtggtaagactcgacaggataaaattagaaacgaagctattagagagagggttggagtagcgcctattgtagagaagatggtggaaaatagacttaggtggtttgggcatgtagagagaagaccggtagactctgtagtgaggagagtagaccagatggagagaaggcaaacaattcgaggcagaggaagacccaaaaagactataagagaggttatcaaaaaggatctcgaacttaatgatttggatagaagtatggtacttgatagaacattatggcggaagttgatccatgtagccgaccccacctagtgggataaggcgttgttgttgttgttgttgtattaatTGATTATAACCAAGAACTGATGACAAATATTCCAGATTTTTAGGGATGGGGGAGATAGGGGACTGGAGGTGGGTTCTTATAAATAGTGTCCTGAACCAATCTTCTCAAAACCTTAAGTTGTTAAGTGGAAACATAAAATTGGTTTTATATGACATCTCTAAGACATTGTCTCATACAAGAGCCTTTTTAGCTTAAAGCTTAAGTTGTTAAGTGGAAACATAAAATTGGTTCTATATGACATCTCTGGAAACATAAAATTGGTTCTATATGCACAAGTCCACCTACCTTGTCATgaaaatcaacatttttttagaaaaatgggGGGCGGGCAGGATCAAACTTTGGACCACCAAATTAAAGAGGCTACGATACTACGTCACGAACAGACTATCCTAAAAGTTTAAGTTATTAGGTGAAGGCATATGAATGGTTATATTATGTCTaacaataaaaagtacacaataTTCTTAATGTCTATATTATAAGTTTAACAAGTAAGGCTTGAGCAACAAGAATAAGGTACCAACCTGCACCTACAACGGTATGAATTTcatcaataaacaaaattatttgccCATTTGATGCTGTAACTTCCTTCAGGACAGCTTTCAACCTTTCTTCAAAATCTCCACGATACTTGGCCCCAGCAAGCAATGAACCCATATCAAGGGAGATCAACTATTAAACAACaagaataaaagtaattttcaatacaaattttaaaaaaaaattacagcacTGACTGCCAAGGAAATATTAAGCAAAGGTGCAATATAAAGGGCCTGGACCCCTCATATAGCAGATGCTAAGAGCTTAACAGCACCAAGCTGCACTTTATTACAATATTACATTTCAGAGAATTTGATAAGAAAATAGGAATAATGATGTGACCCATTTCATAAGGTTTTTCAATTCCAAGTTCATTGATAATGTCATAATTGttaaaagagacaaaaataaaGCTTCAGAAGGGTTTCAAATaggaaaatttaatatttttacaagACAGGTAAGTACAATCAATGACAGCATTCTCAGATGATATTTTTCACACCACCTTAAATGTCTAGTTTTGgacataaatatgataatatatgCAAATATCCTATATTATCTTTTGATCATATCTTACAATATCTCAATTATCCTTTAGGATTAGTTTCCCTATTTCCTTATCTTATAATTTGTTTCCTATATAGTTAGgattatgattattataaataaggGTTTGAACACTAGGTTTGTGGTCATATGATCACATTCTAGCACATCACAATCCTTAAgataatattattgaaaattttccTTCCTCAATACCCAAAATCTCATATTTTCAACAGTAAGAAAGAAACATTCTTTGTATTTTAGAATAGCAAGAAAAATCTTTATCTCTTTGTGTGTGAGTTTGAGGGAGGGGGAGATTTCTACATATATAGAAGTATCTAAGTTTTGTGCTCAGTCTTGAAATGCATAAGCTAGAGGAGCAAAATAGACCCTATAATTTCaatgtaagaaaaataagtttcagGGTATTAGGAAACTATGACACTACAAGGTTTAGCAGCTTGATTAGACCTTTTTCAGAAGCTTTTACATAATCAGCCTGCATTGAGACTTGACACCACTACAAACAAGAAACTCAACTCATATTATCAGTTTATAATCAAGAGGAAAAAAACAATAGGAGCTCAACCTTTCGATTCATCAATGGCTCTGGAACATCACCACGCACTATACGTTGAGCTAATCtgcaaaacaatgaaaaaaggCCTTCAGTACATTTAAAGAAACAACACATACAACAAAGGGGATATTTAGCccagcataaaaaatataagctaCTGCCAGTAATATTGTGTATAAGGTACAAaagtaataacaataacaagaaGTTATATTGTGTATAGCACATTtcaagtaattgctataaaattattttagacaaACCCTTCAGCAATTGCAGTTTTCCCCACACCAGGTTCACCAATAATAACAGGATTGTTTTTTGTTCTCCTTGATAATATCTGGATACAGCGCCGAATTTCATCATCTCGACCTATGACGGGATCAAGCTTGCCACGCCTAGCAAGTTCAGTCAGATCATTTCCATACTTGTCCAATGCTTCATATTTCCCCTCTGGATCTACATACAGTTATTcccaaataagaaaacaaacacaacatagAAATCTGAcagacaaagaaacaaaagcaaCAAGAAAAGATAACAGAGTAGACCAAACATATGGAAACAATGTAATTATGTAAAAACAAGGCTTGGCTTAAATTTATACATATGAAATTTAAGTAACAGTTCaggcatatttaaaaaaataatgatcatGATATGACAATGAGCACTAAAATCAGGTTTTGATTCATAACCTGTAAGCTGATCAAGGATCAAGCATAGGGACAATCAATATCACCTGGAGTCACACAAGCCAATTGAAACAACAGGCACcttacaaattaaatatgatactAATTTATAATCACCACTTAGCCTATTTGTTCCTTTTATACTATAGCTTATAAGAATCATAAATAATCAATATCCTTTTCTAGTCATCCCATCAAACTTAATATTGTTATACTTTTGCAACAATTTGGTTTCaagtttatttctaaattataacaattttcAGCTTTATTGTAATTTGTAGTAAGATAGGACCAATCATGTgctcctatatttctaggggaaaaaaaaaagaaaccttAAAATATAGATTTGTACTTTGATCGGTCACTCTTTGACTTCCCCGAACAGCTTGTACAGCATCCTTCAAAGCTTTCTCACTAAGCTGAAGATTCTTAAACAACTGTTGTCCAAATCTCTTATCAGAATGAAATGCTAGCAAAAGGTGTTCCACAGACACATACTCATCCCCCATTTCTTTCTTGTACTTTCGAGAATTGTCCAAGAGGGAGCTAAAATGCGAGCCCACTACAGGACCACTAGTGTCACCCGTAACCTGCCAAACAAAGCCTTAGGTCAGAATTTTCCAAAATACCAATGCAAATCTATTATTTATATCACCGGTAAACTCACCTTAGGTTGCTTAGCTATAAAATCTTCAGTAGCCTGTAGAACGGACGTGTTGTCCAATCCTGCCTTGGTAAATATCCTTCTAGCCAAGCCATCCTTTTGCTCCAAAAGAGCTTTCATTAAGTGCTCAGACTCCACAATTTGTTGTTTACTAACTCGCGCCGCATCAACAGCACCAACAATCCCCTCCCATGCCATATCTGTGAAGTCCGTCTGCGCCACCTGATAAAATACAAATAGCACATCATTAAACCAGAAACACACACACGCACTTATCAATGTCCATTTTTATTCTCCAACCAGAGAGCCTAAAGAATTGCTATGCTGATACACTGTTCAGCGCTCAATagccaaataaaataaaatgaagaaattgacaaacaaaataaaaaaaatcgatcCACCATCCAGAACTAggagctaaaatcaacttatacacCTCAGCTTTTGGAGAAGTTAAACCAAATagcttctataaaagttaagcgttatgcataagttgattttagcttactGAAAAAGCTCAATTCATTTTAGaatcttaatttcttttcttctataaGTGCTTAACTAAGAGAATACATGTAGACTAAAATTTCAACATCCAATCCAACTTCCCCGGTCATCAATGAATGCTTAACAAATACCTGACCTAACTAACGATGGCATAATCGGAATTAACGAAATAGTGCGAAACGAATATGGAGACCTGAGAGCTTGCGGCGGAGCGGAGGGAGGGATTAGTGGCGTGGAAGGTGCGAGTGAAAGAGCGAGAGAGGAACTTGGCGGAGGCGACATTGGTGGGGTCGATAATCTGAGACCGAGAAAGGGAATTCTCCGAAGCGCGAGGGATGGCGGGGAAGAGTCGTCGCGCGGAATGGGAGCGAGAGCGAGAGGTCCTAGAAGCGGTTACGGCGGCGAAAACGGATTTTGTTAGCGTCGGAGTTCTTCTGGTTGCCATCGTCGTATTACAGTGGCAGTCGCAGTGGGGTTAGCATTATCAAGCGCACTAGAAGCTTGGGAAAGGGGCAAATGGAAGTTGGTAGAATgttcttctaagttctaacctttctttttctttttcttattttgtcttaaatttttttttaaaagaaaaaagaaaaactcttaCAACCTATGAACTCTCTTCTGAATaggttataatatattttttattattttaaaattaacaaaattcaattttttcaaattttagaggAACAAAAACATACAGAGTCAATATTAAattgtgttatattttttaaacattaaataaatatgtctATTATTAATGGTAGGAAATACTCCTAtaccattattttattcaaaaagtatttcgatttttttaatatgttaagaAAGAATAATCAACttatatagtttttaatttttattcaaatatatttttaaaaatttaaataattattttttagcaaagataaaaaaaatggagaaagatTAACACTATTTATAGTTATTCTTCACTTAAAATGAAATGGACTATATAAATCTAATATgattgttttagatttgttgaaGAATATAAATAACTTCTTAAAAGATTTTCAATATTGGGATTGAATAAAATATGACTAATAATATCATCGTGATATTATCCGGCTTGTAAGAAGATTTGAATCCAATTTCAAAACATAAGCATAAACATTGAATGAACAATTTAACTATTTTGTTTTtcgtgtaaaaaaataaaagctgagtcatttataaatttattgaggggtatattacattaaaattttaaaagattattttgatataaaaaaatcttgtgaatttttaaaaaaattataagaatataatgatctttaaaattgtttaaaaaacttttatgaTTGAGATTtgatagtttacattttaatggATATTTTAATGGATTTATAACATGGAAATTCATAAGATTTGAAATGATATTTggataattaagattttaaaggattttctgaatttttaaaaaacattcaaattattgattaaaattaataaattttattcatctaatattttaaataaaacccaTCTTATACAAATAACTCTAAacttgttaaataataaatcaattttttttaacatatttacaAATACAATGGATTCATTTTCCTTTCATCAATAATCGTGTgaattgtataaaaattatataccaCAATGTTGTGAGTAGTTTGAATACTtgtattcattttcaaaataacatcccaccaaacaaaaaaacatgtttaacaatTGTTGTgaacttatttatatatttgttcacTTATACATGAAACAATTTTTTACGTTTTATCAAAACTATGTATTTCTTATgttcatatataattaagttcCTTTATATGTTTAAACATGCAATAAAGATGttctccaaattaaaaaaaaatctcatatttATAAATGTCTATGACTTTCAACAAAGATACAAGGGATTATATatgctaaaaaaagaaaaaaagtattatgaaatttcaagtgtcttaataaaattgttttgatgtgtattttttcataaaagtcTCAAAATCCATCATAAGAAATAATACATTGAAATTTGTATACTTTTAAATATCAAAAgacttttttaagtt encodes the following:
- the LOC100782242 gene encoding chaperone protein ClpB4, mitochondrial, encoding MATRRTPTLTKSVFAAVTASRTSRSRSHSARRLFPAIPRASENSLSRSQIIDPTNVASAKFLSRSFTRTFHATNPSLRSAASSQVAQTDFTDMAWEGIVGAVDAARVSKQQIVESEHLMKALLEQKDGLARRIFTKAGLDNTSVLQATEDFIAKQPKVTGDTSGPVVGSHFSSLLDNSRKYKKEMGDEYVSVEHLLLAFHSDKRFGQQLFKNLQLSEKALKDAVQAVRGSQRVTDQNPEGKYEALDKYGNDLTELARRGKLDPVIGRDDEIRRCIQILSRRTKNNPVIIGEPGVGKTAIAEGLAQRIVRGDVPEPLMNRKLISLDMGSLLAGAKYRGDFEERLKAVLKEVTASNGQIILFIDEIHTVVGAGATSGAMDAGNLLKPMLGRGELRCIGATTLNEYRKYIEKDPALERRFQQVFCSQPSVEDTISILRGLRERYELHHGVKISDSALVSAAVLADRYITERFLPDKAIDLVDEAAAKLKMEITSKPTELDEIDRAILKLEMEKLSLKNDTDKASKERLSKLENDLSLLKQKQKELTEQWDSEKVFMTRIRSIKEEIDRVNLEMEAAERDYDLNRAAELKYGTLMSLQRQLEEAEKNLSDFRNSGQSLLREEVTDLDITEIVSKWTGIPLSNLQQTEREKLVLLEQVLHKRVVGQDTAVKSVADAIRRSRAGLSDPNRPIASFMFMGPTGVGKTELAKALAGYLFNTENALVRIDMSEYMEKHAVSRLVGAPPGYVGYEEGGQLTEVVRRRPYSVVLFDEIEKAHHDVFNILLQLLDDGRITDSQGRTVSFTNCVVIMTSNIGSHYILDTLRSTQDDKTAVYDQMKRQVVELARQTFHPEFMNRIDEYIVFQPLDSEQISKIVELQMERVKNRLKQKKIDLHYTEKAVKLLGVLGFDPNFGARPVKRVIQQLVENEIAMGVLRGDFKEEDSIIVDADVTLSGKERSPLNKLLIKKLDSPDADAMVVND